The following are from one region of the Ruficoccus sp. ZRK36 genome:
- a CDS encoding MraY family glycosyltransferase, with protein sequence MSSNYYDFLIMFGGLAVGFVLTLVTTLILCRYAERLGLIDKPDHRKIHSKPIPRIGGLGLFAGLMGSLLYFSLVRQIWPQELGGLQMPNIYFLTGGVVIAVTGLVDDFKGISFRQKLVAQCLIAVYLILAGYRLQLNFGILDGYANMASIPVTFLWLIGVINAVNLIDGMDGLAGGIFLISLLALTICYTLLGGAIDLIFLFSITGTVLGFLVLNTHPAKVFMGDTGSLFLGYVIACYSLNVSTLGHNHFMYMVPIIAVGLPVFDTLLSMTRRFLKGRPVFYPDKDHMHHRVRKVFGGGQRAAVMRLYYINLVLGALAILLSLAGDWMAILIMLVTVCFAIAVIWRLKYLKPKELLKRRKQPRHRGLLSTGGAFPYRF encoded by the coding sequence ATGTCCAGCAACTACTATGACTTTCTGATTATGTTCGGCGGGCTGGCCGTTGGATTCGTGCTGACGCTGGTGACAACTCTCATCCTTTGCCGCTACGCCGAACGTCTCGGGCTGATCGATAAGCCCGACCACCGAAAGATTCACAGCAAGCCCATCCCGCGCATCGGCGGGCTCGGGCTTTTCGCTGGGTTGATGGGGAGCCTGTTGTACTTCTCGCTCGTGCGTCAGATCTGGCCGCAGGAGCTCGGCGGCCTGCAGATGCCCAACATCTACTTCCTGACAGGCGGCGTTGTCATCGCCGTCACGGGGCTGGTGGACGACTTCAAGGGCATCAGCTTCCGGCAAAAGCTCGTCGCCCAGTGCCTGATCGCCGTCTATCTCATTCTGGCCGGCTACCGGCTGCAGCTTAATTTCGGCATTCTCGACGGTTACGCAAATATGGCGTCTATCCCCGTGACGTTCCTATGGCTCATCGGCGTCATCAATGCCGTGAACCTCATTGACGGGATGGACGGGCTGGCCGGAGGCATTTTCCTGATTTCGCTACTGGCCTTGACGATTTGCTACACCTTGCTGGGCGGCGCAATCGACCTGATCTTCCTCTTCAGTATCACCGGCACAGTCCTGGGCTTTCTCGTCCTCAACACTCACCCGGCTAAAGTCTTTATGGGGGACACTGGAAGTCTTTTCCTGGGGTATGTCATCGCCTGCTATTCCTTGAATGTCAGTACGTTGGGCCACAACCACTTCATGTATATGGTGCCCATCATTGCCGTGGGCCTGCCCGTTTTTGATACGCTTTTGTCGATGACTCGCCGCTTCCTTAAAGGGCGACCGGTGTTTTACCCGGACAAGGACCACATGCACCACCGCGTGCGCAAGGTCTTTGGTGGTGGTCAACGGGCCGCTGTCATGCGCCTGTACTACATCAACCTCGTCCTCGGGGCACTGGCCATCCTGCTCAGCCTCGCGGGGGACTGGATGGCGATCCTGATCATGCTGGTGACCGTCTGCTTCGCAATCGCCGTGATCTGGCGACTCAAGTACCTCAAGCCCAAAGAGCTGCTCAAGCGTCGCAAGCAACCGCGCCATCGCGGCCTACTTTCGACCGGCGGTGCGTTCCCCTATCGCTTCTGA
- a CDS encoding exosortase-associated EpsI family protein has translation MKKALLFFGALVCAALVGILVRQEYFYHPEITLTEPLADLISNDLPGWDCEELELASSPEMRERTEDILNFEEAIYRRYTQGDRQISVYVAYWKPKQMPVRLVEAHTPDICWVRNGWQRMDAEEGVDLQAGQEELFPAEYRTYTHPKAGSDLTYVYYWHTVGESIYVNRVVGEWDRLDPIKTIFKYGLNQMQEQFFVRISSNMPFGDVFEADPGMHMLIQELADLTLAPPPEAIQAEMPQSST, from the coding sequence ATGAAAAAAGCCCTTCTTTTCTTTGGAGCTCTCGTCTGCGCAGCACTGGTGGGCATCCTCGTCCGCCAGGAGTACTTCTACCATCCCGAGATCACGCTGACGGAACCGCTGGCCGATTTGATCTCCAATGACCTGCCCGGCTGGGACTGCGAAGAGCTGGAGCTGGCAAGCTCGCCGGAAATGCGTGAACGCACCGAGGATATCCTCAACTTCGAGGAGGCCATCTACCGCCGCTATACACAGGGCGACCGCCAGATCAGCGTCTATGTCGCCTACTGGAAGCCGAAGCAGATGCCCGTGCGACTGGTGGAGGCCCACACCCCCGACATCTGCTGGGTCAGAAATGGCTGGCAGCGCATGGATGCCGAGGAAGGCGTCGATCTCCAGGCGGGCCAGGAGGAGCTTTTCCCTGCGGAATACCGCACCTACACCCACCCCAAGGCCGGAAGCGACCTCACCTACGTCTACTACTGGCACACCGTGGGCGAGTCCATCTACGTCAACCGTGTCGTGGGCGAATGGGACCGGCTCGACCCGATCAAGACCATCTTCAAGTACGGGCTGAACCAGATGCAGGAGCAGTTCTTTGTACGCATCTCCAGCAACATGCCCTTTGGCGATGTTTTCGAGGCTGATCCCGGCATGCATATGCTGATCCAGGAGCTTGCTGACCTCACGCTCGCCCCTCCCCCGGAAGCCATTCAGGCGGAGATGCCGCAGAGTTCTACCTGA
- a CDS encoding AAA family ATPase → MYQQFYGFEAMPFNVTPDPKFLFLSPTHQEALSHLRYGITERKGFIVLTGEVGCGKSTLCRALLNELDDERYESVLILNPRVDEEQLVLAILRELGEPVDEHTHADRTGRLNEALLKRIHAGKEIVMIIDEAQNLSFEVMEQVRLLSNLETDEQKLLQIILMGQPELKVKLREKRLRQLRQRVLVYYDLHPLDRQQTEAYVQHRLSLAGANGRPRFTPRALRKVYRASRGTPRMINNLCDKALLSAYIRNADDVNWWDVRRAVKELKRLEHA, encoded by the coding sequence ATGTACCAGCAATTTTATGGTTTTGAGGCGATGCCCTTCAACGTGACGCCGGACCCGAAGTTTCTCTTTCTGAGTCCGACCCACCAGGAGGCCCTCTCCCACCTGCGCTACGGGATCACCGAGCGCAAGGGGTTTATCGTGCTCACCGGGGAGGTCGGCTGCGGGAAATCCACACTCTGCCGCGCCCTGCTCAACGAGCTGGATGACGAGCGCTACGAGTCCGTGCTCATCCTCAACCCCCGCGTGGACGAGGAGCAGCTCGTCCTGGCCATCCTCCGCGAGCTGGGCGAGCCCGTCGACGAGCACACCCATGCCGACCGCACCGGCCGCCTCAACGAGGCCCTGCTCAAGCGCATTCACGCCGGTAAGGAGATCGTCATGATCATCGACGAGGCGCAGAATCTTTCCTTCGAGGTCATGGAGCAGGTCCGCCTGCTCTCCAATCTCGAAACCGACGAGCAGAAGCTGCTCCAGATCATCCTTATGGGCCAGCCTGAGCTGAAGGTGAAGCTGCGCGAGAAGCGCCTGCGGCAGCTGCGGCAGCGCGTCCTGGTCTACTACGATCTGCACCCGCTGGACCGGCAGCAGACCGAGGCCTACGTCCAGCACCGCCTCTCCCTGGCCGGTGCCAACGGACGCCCCCGCTTCACCCCGCGTGCCCTGCGCAAGGTCTACCGCGCCAGCCGCGGCACCCCACGGATGATTAACAACCTTTGCGACAAGGCCCTCCTCTCCGCCTACATCCGCAATGCCGACGACGTCAACTGGTGGGACGTCCGGCGCGCCGTCAAAGAACTTAAACGCCTCGAACACGCATGA
- a CDS encoding phospho-sugar mutase, which produces MSTLETVKQAGEAGKLLPSSVENITAWLEGGFLPEWAVSAIDELVAQEAWDELNNRFYQMIKFGTGGMRTRTIGEITPKAEQGTPTEQGAPEHPAVGSNMLNDFNLIRATIGLFRHCESYLAEIEQFETPKLVIGHDVRHYSRHFCELAASTWTKLGGLAMIFDGPRATPHLSFSVRYLKATAGVVITASHNPPHDNGFKAYFCDGAQVVSPHAEAIIDAFKAVDAAELPAFLEKDLSGVVTLPESVDEAYYEALEDNVLDPEVFEKATPKFVFTPNHGTGAISAMPLMETFGVEVHPVEAQMVQDGRFPTVKSPNPEVKSAFDEALKLAEEVQADAVIATDPDADRLGVGARDKNGEMILYTGNQLGSCLAEYRVSKLKEIGIVPLEGSDNAALIKTFVTTPLQEAIADAHGLKCINTLTGFKWIGEKLKHYEEDLEDRLFEEEGLAINYDETDLSTRVSLLLDYSTYYVFGGEESYGYLASDRVRDKDATGAILMFSELMAYLKGQGLTLGEYLDGLYLKYGYYAESLLNLYFEGAAGSQKIRNIIDSYRTNPPKEIAGAKVVKLIDFGRDDIDDADAKAIPKEDFYFVELDNGYRYAVRGSGTEPKIKFYCFAREDVESAEALNGVKAATGEKVAAMKEALEADARARAEA; this is translated from the coding sequence ATGAGCACACTGGAAACTGTCAAGCAGGCTGGCGAAGCCGGTAAACTGCTGCCCTCAAGCGTTGAAAACATTACCGCCTGGCTGGAAGGCGGCTTCTTGCCGGAGTGGGCCGTCTCGGCCATCGATGAGCTGGTCGCCCAAGAGGCCTGGGACGAGCTGAACAACCGCTTCTACCAGATGATCAAGTTCGGGACCGGTGGCATGCGCACGCGCACCATCGGCGAGATCACCCCCAAGGCCGAGCAGGGCACGCCGACTGAGCAGGGCGCTCCCGAGCACCCGGCGGTGGGCTCGAACATGCTCAATGATTTTAACCTCATCCGCGCCACCATCGGCCTCTTCCGCCACTGCGAGAGCTACCTGGCGGAGATCGAGCAGTTCGAGACGCCCAAGCTCGTCATTGGGCACGATGTGCGCCACTACTCGCGGCACTTCTGCGAGCTGGCCGCCTCGACCTGGACGAAGCTTGGCGGCCTGGCCATGATCTTTGACGGCCCCCGCGCCACCCCGCATCTGAGCTTTTCGGTGCGCTACCTCAAGGCCACCGCTGGTGTCGTGATCACCGCGAGCCATAACCCGCCGCACGACAACGGCTTCAAGGCCTACTTCTGCGACGGAGCCCAGGTCGTCAGCCCGCACGCCGAGGCCATTATCGATGCCTTCAAGGCTGTGGATGCCGCCGAGCTGCCCGCCTTTTTGGAGAAGGACCTCTCCGGTGTCGTCACGCTGCCCGAGTCAGTCGACGAGGCCTACTACGAAGCGCTGGAAGACAACGTGCTCGACCCGGAAGTTTTCGAGAAAGCGACCCCGAAGTTCGTCTTTACGCCCAACCACGGCACCGGTGCGATCAGCGCCATGCCCCTGATGGAGACCTTTGGCGTGGAGGTCCACCCGGTCGAGGCCCAGATGGTGCAGGATGGGCGCTTCCCGACCGTCAAGTCCCCCAACCCCGAGGTCAAGAGCGCCTTTGACGAGGCTCTCAAGCTGGCCGAAGAGGTGCAGGCGGATGCGGTTATCGCTACCGACCCGGACGCTGACCGCCTCGGCGTCGGTGCACGCGACAAGAACGGGGAGATGATTCTCTACACCGGTAACCAGCTCGGCTCCTGCCTGGCCGAATACCGCGTGTCCAAGCTCAAGGAAATCGGCATCGTGCCGCTGGAGGGCAGCGATAACGCCGCCCTGATCAAGACTTTTGTCACCACTCCGTTACAAGAGGCTATCGCCGATGCCCACGGCCTGAAGTGCATTAATACCCTGACCGGCTTCAAGTGGATCGGGGAGAAGCTCAAGCACTACGAGGAGGACCTGGAGGACCGTCTGTTCGAAGAGGAGGGGCTGGCCATCAACTACGATGAGACCGACCTGTCCACCCGTGTCAGCCTGCTACTCGATTACAGCACCTACTACGTCTTCGGGGGCGAGGAGAGCTACGGCTATCTGGCCAGCGACCGTGTGCGCGACAAGGACGCCACTGGCGCGATCCTGATGTTCAGCGAGCTGATGGCCTACCTCAAGGGGCAGGGCCTCACGCTGGGTGAGTATCTGGACGGCCTCTACCTCAAGTACGGCTACTACGCCGAGAGCCTCTTGAACCTGTACTTCGAGGGCGCCGCAGGCTCCCAGAAGATCCGTAATATCATCGACAGCTACCGTACGAATCCGCCCAAGGAAATCGCCGGGGCCAAGGTAGTGAAGCTGATCGACTTCGGGCGCGATGACATCGATGACGCCGACGCCAAGGCCATCCCGAAGGAAGACTTCTACTTCGTCGAGCTGGACAACGGCTACCGCTACGCGGTCCGCGGTTCCGGCACAGAGCCGAAGATCAAGTTCTACTGCTTCGCTCGCGAGGACGTTGAGTCGGCTGAAGCACTGAACGGTGTGAAGGCCGCTACCGGCGAGAAAGTCGCTGCCATGAAGGAAGCTCTCGAAGCTGACGCCCGCGCCCGCGCCGAAGCGTAA
- a CDS encoding nucleoside-diphosphate sugar epimerase/dehydratase translates to MAKKINREGLLYAALIIFLCIASFYFANEIRWEFQMPDRYQVMRVEIMLWLIPLEVVVLYAFGQFEVTAARFRSYDFFQLLLALGLTTLFLLYLWYVFDGKDCPSRGVILINFMLTLLALTLFRGLLQYVRGEALGIDERSGFRNNRVAIYGAGFICNTLIQELQTKRGFGMQPVAILDDNPAVIGHKYHGLRVFGGIDTLSRAVARYDLDRIIIAQPDISPAMIRDVLLMTRRERLDVLIVPSPQELLYGQVRADQLRPVELEDFLGRSSLETNAIEIHQLISQSVVMVTGAGGSIGGELSRQIAAKNPSRILLVEQSEAALFVIEQELRSEGFGAIVLPLLADINDTERMDFILDRYRPTIIFHSAAHKHVPMIELQPGEAIKNNTLATAQFARLASKYQCQRFVFISSDKAINPTSAMGASKRLAELFLQAFQGEPGNKTVFMAVRFGNVLGSSGSVVPIFKKQIREGGPVTVTHPDVTRYFMSIPEAVGLVLQTAVLGDGGDIFVLDMGQPIKVVDVARQLVELSGFKPGVDIEIRFVGLRPGEKLFEELQHKGEEYVATAHPRVKRFISSPCDLAELESNLKDLVEKVEQYDRNQLKQMLQHIVPEYTPYLD, encoded by the coding sequence ATGGCCAAAAAAATTAACCGCGAAGGGCTTCTTTACGCTGCACTGATTATCTTTCTTTGCATCGCCAGCTTCTATTTCGCTAACGAAATTCGCTGGGAATTTCAGATGCCTGACCGCTATCAGGTCATGCGAGTGGAGATTATGCTGTGGCTGATCCCTCTGGAAGTTGTTGTGCTGTATGCCTTTGGACAGTTTGAGGTGACAGCGGCGCGCTTTCGAAGTTATGACTTTTTCCAGCTGCTGCTAGCCCTTGGCCTGACGACGCTGTTCCTGTTGTACCTCTGGTATGTCTTTGACGGTAAGGACTGCCCCTCGCGTGGAGTTATCTTGATCAACTTCATGTTAACGCTGTTGGCGCTGACACTTTTTCGCGGCCTGCTGCAGTATGTGCGGGGTGAGGCGCTGGGTATTGATGAGCGTTCCGGCTTTCGTAACAATCGTGTGGCGATCTATGGCGCGGGCTTTATCTGCAACACGCTCATCCAGGAACTGCAGACCAAACGCGGGTTTGGCATGCAGCCGGTAGCTATCCTGGACGACAATCCGGCGGTCATCGGGCACAAGTATCATGGGCTGCGTGTCTTTGGCGGGATCGATACCCTCAGCCGTGCGGTCGCCCGCTACGATCTGGACCGCATCATTATTGCCCAGCCGGACATCTCCCCTGCCATGATCCGGGACGTGCTTCTGATGACGAGGCGTGAACGCCTGGACGTCCTGATTGTACCTTCTCCTCAGGAGCTGCTCTACGGTCAGGTCCGTGCCGATCAGTTGCGCCCGGTCGAGCTGGAGGATTTCCTTGGCCGCAGCAGCCTGGAGACCAATGCGATCGAGATCCATCAATTGATCTCCCAGAGTGTGGTCATGGTGACGGGAGCTGGCGGTAGTATCGGCGGCGAGCTGAGCCGCCAGATTGCCGCTAAGAATCCATCCCGTATCCTACTGGTTGAGCAGTCGGAGGCCGCGCTTTTTGTGATTGAGCAGGAGCTGCGCTCAGAGGGGTTTGGGGCCATCGTGCTGCCGTTGCTGGCTGATATTAACGACACGGAGCGGATGGACTTCATCCTCGATCGCTATCGGCCCACGATCATTTTCCACTCCGCGGCTCACAAGCATGTGCCCATGATCGAGCTGCAGCCCGGAGAGGCGATCAAGAACAATACCCTGGCCACGGCCCAGTTTGCCCGTCTGGCGAGCAAGTATCAGTGCCAGCGCTTTGTTTTCATCTCCTCGGACAAGGCCATTAACCCGACCAGCGCAATGGGTGCCTCCAAGCGCCTGGCCGAGCTGTTCTTGCAGGCATTTCAGGGGGAGCCCGGTAATAAAACGGTCTTCATGGCCGTGCGTTTCGGGAACGTGCTCGGGTCCTCGGGCTCAGTGGTTCCGATCTTTAAGAAGCAGATTCGCGAAGGCGGGCCGGTTACCGTTACTCACCCGGATGTGACCCGCTATTTCATGTCCATCCCCGAGGCGGTGGGCTTAGTCCTGCAGACGGCTGTTCTCGGCGATGGTGGCGATATCTTTGTGCTCGATATGGGCCAGCCGATTAAGGTGGTGGACGTGGCTCGCCAACTGGTTGAGCTGAGTGGCTTCAAGCCTGGCGTGGACATTGAGATCCGATTCGTGGGGCTGCGCCCCGGCGAAAAGCTCTTCGAGGAGCTTCAACACAAGGGTGAGGAGTACGTCGCGACGGCCCATCCGCGGGTGAAGCGCTTTATCTCCAGCCCCTGCGATCTGGCTGAGCTGGAGAGCAACCTGAAGGATCTGGTGGAAAAGGTGGAGCAGTACGACCGCAACCAGCTCAAGCAAATGCTGCAACACATCGTGCCCGAGTACACGCCGTATCTGGACTGA
- a CDS encoding sugar transferase — protein MAKRLFDIAVSALALLMLSPVLVGVCLVSWYKLGRPILFRQPRPGLHGKVFNILKLRTMSDARGPDGELLPDAERLGRYGRFLRSTSLDELPELINVLKGDMSLVGPRPLLVRYLERYSPEQARRHEVRPGLTGWAQVKGRNALSWPERLKLDVWYVNNRSCWLDLKILFLTVRAVLRREGISADGEVTMSEFMGEQ, from the coding sequence ATGGCCAAGCGACTCTTCGATATAGCTGTTTCTGCACTGGCGCTGCTGATGCTTTCTCCGGTGCTGGTGGGGGTATGCCTGGTTTCGTGGTACAAGCTGGGGCGCCCGATACTTTTTCGCCAGCCCCGTCCTGGCCTGCACGGGAAGGTCTTTAACATCCTCAAGCTGCGGACCATGAGCGATGCACGTGGTCCTGATGGCGAGTTGCTGCCGGATGCCGAGCGGCTGGGCCGCTATGGGCGCTTCCTGCGCTCGACCAGTCTGGACGAGCTCCCCGAGCTGATCAATGTGCTCAAGGGCGACATGAGCCTGGTCGGCCCACGCCCGCTGCTGGTGCGCTATCTTGAGCGCTACAGTCCAGAGCAGGCGCGCCGCCATGAGGTGCGCCCCGGTTTGACCGGCTGGGCCCAGGTCAAGGGCCGCAATGCACTGTCCTGGCCGGAGCGGCTCAAGCTGGATGTGTGGTACGTGAACAACCGCAGCTGCTGGCTGGACCTGAAGATCCTTTTCCTGACGGTTCGCGCGGTTTTGCGGCGGGAGGGGATTTCCGCAGATGGCGAGGTAACCATGTCCGAGTTTATGGGTGAGCAGTAG
- a CDS encoding UDPGP type 1 family protein yields MSDHAALRESFKAAGQEQVFRFWDKLSAEEQDALCAQAEQIDLKEIDRLVADLVFGKGAQGIDLSDLEPAPYTPLPTNGGDAAEWAEARALGEKALKDGRVAAFVVAGGQGTRLGYDGPKGTYPVTPVRKHALFQVFAEKILAAGRRYGKPVPWFIMTSHINHAATVKFFEQHAFFGLEEEHVHFFQQGLMPAVGYDGKILLEGPGKIAMSPDGHGGSLRALVRSGALATMEKMGIDTLSYFQVDNPLVKCVDPAFIGFHLKGQSEMSSKMLPKAHAKEKVGHFCVQRGSTVVIEYSDMPDELAEARDDKGQLQFLGGSIAIHILSREFIARMGGNNPDASLPFHRADKKIPVVTSEGHVAKPDAPNGVKFEMFVFDALPFAQNPVIIETARADDFSPVKNAEGDDSPKTCRDDQLREYARWLTAAGTPVEHDDTGLPTVCFEVSPLFADSEATFVEAWSKLENPPAIVEGLVIE; encoded by the coding sequence ATGTCTGATCATGCTGCGTTACGGGAATCCTTTAAAGCTGCCGGGCAGGAACAAGTGTTCCGCTTCTGGGATAAGCTCTCCGCTGAGGAGCAAGATGCGCTCTGCGCGCAGGCCGAGCAAATCGACCTGAAGGAAATTGACCGGCTGGTGGCCGATCTGGTCTTTGGTAAGGGCGCACAAGGCATTGACCTGAGCGACCTCGAACCGGCTCCGTACACGCCGCTGCCGACCAATGGTGGCGATGCCGCCGAGTGGGCCGAGGCCAGGGCATTGGGTGAAAAGGCCCTCAAGGACGGTCGAGTGGCCGCTTTTGTGGTGGCCGGTGGCCAGGGCACACGCCTGGGCTACGATGGCCCGAAGGGCACCTACCCGGTGACTCCCGTTCGCAAGCATGCGCTTTTCCAGGTCTTTGCTGAAAAGATCCTCGCCGCAGGCCGCCGCTACGGTAAGCCGGTGCCGTGGTTCATCATGACGAGCCACATCAACCACGCTGCCACGGTGAAGTTTTTCGAGCAGCACGCCTTTTTTGGTCTGGAGGAGGAGCACGTGCACTTCTTCCAGCAGGGGCTGATGCCCGCCGTCGGCTATGATGGCAAGATCCTCCTGGAAGGCCCCGGTAAGATCGCCATGAGCCCGGACGGGCACGGCGGCTCGCTGCGTGCGCTGGTCCGCAGTGGTGCACTCGCCACCATGGAAAAGATGGGCATCGACACCCTCAGCTATTTCCAGGTGGACAATCCGCTGGTCAAGTGTGTGGACCCGGCCTTCATCGGCTTCCACCTCAAGGGGCAGTCCGAGATGTCCTCCAAGATGCTCCCCAAGGCCCACGCCAAGGAAAAGGTCGGCCACTTCTGCGTGCAGCGCGGCAGCACCGTTGTTATCGAGTACAGTGATATGCCGGATGAGCTGGCCGAAGCCCGCGACGACAAGGGGCAGTTGCAGTTCCTTGGTGGCAGCATCGCCATCCACATCCTCAGCCGCGAATTTATCGCCCGCATGGGTGGGAATAACCCCGACGCCAGCCTGCCGTTTCACCGCGCTGATAAGAAGATTCCCGTTGTCACCTCTGAGGGACACGTGGCGAAGCCCGACGCTCCCAATGGCGTGAAGTTCGAGATGTTCGTCTTTGACGCGCTGCCCTTTGCGCAGAATCCGGTCATCATCGAGACGGCCCGTGCGGATGACTTCAGCCCGGTCAAGAATGCCGAAGGCGACGACTCCCCCAAGACCTGCCGTGACGACCAGCTGCGCGAGTACGCACGCTGGCTGACAGCGGCCGGGACACCCGTGGAGCACGATGACACGGGCCTGCCTACGGTTTGCTTCGAGGTCAGCCCGCTTTTTGCCGACAGCGAAGCCACCTTCGTCGAGGCCTGGAGCAAGCTCGAGAACCCGCCCGCCATCGTCGAGGGGCTTGTCATCGAGTAA
- a CDS encoding DNA-3-methyladenine glycosylase I, with translation MVQQQARCPWAEHGELERVYHDEEWGMPVHDDRRLFEMLNLEGQQAGLSWSTILSKRKSFNAAFADFDPARLVDFDEDRVNELMQNPGIIRHRLKIQAVIQNARAYTALVERHGSLDAFLWRYVEGQPVINAWTEISQLPARSALSDTLCRDLKKLGFKFVGSTTLYAFMQGVGMVNDHLVSCPCYRRCIEAAG, from the coding sequence ATGGTGCAACAACAGGCAAGATGTCCCTGGGCCGAACACGGCGAGCTGGAGCGCGTTTATCACGACGAAGAGTGGGGCATGCCAGTGCACGACGACCGACGTCTGTTCGAGATGCTCAATCTGGAGGGGCAGCAGGCGGGGCTCAGCTGGTCCACGATCCTGAGTAAGCGAAAGTCTTTTAATGCGGCGTTCGCGGATTTCGATCCCGCCCGCCTGGTGGATTTTGATGAGGACCGCGTGAACGAGCTGATGCAGAACCCCGGCATCATCCGCCACCGGCTAAAGATTCAGGCTGTGATTCAAAACGCCCGTGCCTATACGGCACTCGTCGAGCGTCATGGCTCGCTGGACGCTTTCCTGTGGCGCTACGTGGAGGGCCAGCCCGTTATCAACGCATGGACGGAGATCAGTCAGCTGCCGGCCCGCTCAGCACTCTCCGATACCCTCTGCCGCGATTTGAAAAAGCTCGGGTTCAAGTTCGTGGGTTCAACGACCCTTTACGCCTTTATGCAGGGGGTGGGCATGGTCAACGACCACCTTGTCAGCTGCCCGTGCTATCGCCGTTGTATCGAGGCGGCGGGTTGA
- a CDS encoding aminotransferase class I/II-fold pyridoxal phosphate-dependent enzyme: MSCERIYLSPPAMSEADLAALTEAFQSNWIAPVGPALGAFEAEMCRQTGAAHAVALASGTAALHLALKESGVGPGDQVFCSTLSFAASANAIAYCGAEPVFIDSEASTWNMDPARLEEALEAAAKTGKLPAAVEVVQAYGQCADMDAISALCEKHGVVLIEDAAEALGATYKGRAAGTFGRASVMSFNGNKIITCSGGGMLLTDESALADRVRYLSTQAREPGRAYLHLEVGYNYRLSNLLAALGLSQLKSLPEKVAQRRAVFERYGERLGALPGVTLMPETPGGEGTRWLSSLLIDEQEAGISSSELLDALEAEKIEARPLWRPLHTQPCFAHCRVYGGAVAEGLAARGLSLPSQLSEAQQERVCACVEKAFAQKR, translated from the coding sequence ATGAGCTGCGAGCGTATTTACCTGTCCCCACCGGCGATGTCTGAGGCGGACCTGGCCGCTTTGACCGAGGCCTTTCAGAGTAACTGGATCGCCCCTGTCGGCCCTGCGTTGGGAGCCTTTGAGGCCGAAATGTGCCGTCAGACGGGCGCGGCTCACGCGGTCGCTCTTGCTTCGGGGACGGCTGCCCTGCATCTGGCCCTCAAAGAGTCCGGTGTGGGTCCCGGAGATCAGGTGTTTTGCTCGACCCTCAGTTTTGCGGCTTCTGCGAATGCCATTGCGTACTGTGGGGCTGAGCCGGTTTTTATCGATTCGGAGGCCAGCACCTGGAACATGGACCCCGCCCGTCTGGAGGAAGCGCTTGAAGCGGCGGCCAAGACGGGGAAGCTGCCTGCTGCGGTCGAGGTGGTGCAGGCTTATGGCCAGTGCGCGGACATGGATGCTATTTCGGCGTTGTGCGAAAAACATGGAGTTGTGCTGATCGAGGATGCCGCCGAAGCCCTCGGTGCGACCTACAAGGGGAGGGCCGCTGGTACCTTTGGGCGAGCCTCGGTCATGTCTTTCAACGGCAACAAAATCATCACCTGTTCAGGGGGCGGGATGCTGTTGACCGACGAGTCCGCACTGGCTGACCGGGTGCGCTACCTGTCGACGCAGGCGCGCGAGCCCGGTCGTGCATACCTGCACCTGGAGGTCGGCTATAATTATCGCCTGAGCAATCTGCTGGCGGCACTTGGGCTTTCACAGTTGAAAAGCCTCCCCGAAAAAGTCGCGCAGCGACGTGCGGTCTTTGAGCGGTATGGGGAGCGTCTGGGCGCACTGCCCGGGGTGACACTGATGCCTGAAACGCCAGGGGGCGAGGGCACGCGTTGGCTCAGTTCGCTGCTCATTGATGAGCAGGAGGCAGGGATCTCCAGCTCCGAGCTGCTTGACGCACTCGAAGCCGAGAAGATTGAAGCCCGGCCGTTGTGGCGTCCCTTGCATACGCAGCCCTGCTTTGCCCACTGCCGTGTTTACGGTGGAGCTGTGGCCGAGGGCTTGGCGGCGCGGGGGCTGAGCCTGCCCAGCCAGCTAAGTGAAGCGCAGCAAGAGCGTGTTTGCGCCTGCGTGGAAAAGGCGTTCGCTCAGAAGCGATAG
- a CDS encoding septum formation initiator family protein encodes MRLSPQFMHKFVAGALATGLVVVVAVFSLLLLRTWREYSVYQTREAALEQSMVRAQADRGYKQAYLNKLLTDPAFFERVARERLGYSREDEMIIRFEED; translated from the coding sequence ATGCGACTTTCTCCCCAATTCATGCACAAGTTCGTGGCCGGAGCACTGGCTACCGGGCTGGTTGTGGTCGTAGCAGTCTTTTCCTTGCTGCTGCTGCGGACCTGGCGGGAGTACTCGGTCTACCAGACGCGTGAGGCTGCGCTCGAGCAGAGCATGGTGCGTGCGCAGGCTGACCGCGGCTATAAGCAGGCTTATCTCAACAAGTTGTTAACGGATCCCGCCTTTTTCGAGCGTGTCGCCCGCGAGCGCCTCGGCTACTCGCGTGAGGACGAGATGATCATTCGATTCGAGGAGGACTGA